One segment of Strix aluco isolate bStrAlu1 chromosome 17, bStrAlu1.hap1, whole genome shotgun sequence DNA contains the following:
- the MRGBP gene encoding MRG/MORF4L-binding protein, producing MGEAEGGSAGAVEKPPLPAAGPGAAAAVAAAVAAAAAAAAAAPEPGVPAEEAVVVWSPEVEVCLFHAMLGHKPVGVNRHFHMICIRDKFSQNIGRQISSKVIWDHLSTMYDMQALHESEILPFPNIEKNFVLPDEMIQEVREGKVMIEEEVKEEIKEDMETHAGPEEVFAPSGSLGKTTEKPSSKEKEKTSSDSGSKEGSDKRKRNRVTEKVLNANSNPSSPSAAKRRRT from the exons atGGGCGAGGCGGAGGGCGGCTCGGCGGGCGCTGTGGAGAagccgccgctgcccgcggccgggccgggagccGCCGCGGCGGTCGCCGCCGCCGTTGCAGccgccgcggcggcagcggccgccgccccggAGCCCGGCGTACCGGCGGAGGAGGCGGTGGTGGTGTGGAGCCCCGAAGTGGAGGTGTGCCTCTTCCACGCCATGCTGGGCCACAAGCCCGTAG GTGTGAATCGCCATTTCCACATGATTTGTATCCGAGATAAATTCAGTCAGAATATTGGACGGCAGATTTCTTCCAAAGTGATTTGGGACCATTTGAGCACCATGTACGATATGCAAGCTCTT caCGAATCTGAGATTCTTCCGTTCCCTAACATAGAGAAGAATTTTGTTCTTCCTGACGAAATGATTCAAGAAGTGAGAGAAG GAAAAGTAATGATAGAAGAAGAagtgaaagaggaaataaaagaagaCATGGAAACGCATGCAGGTCCAGAAGAAG TTTTTGCACCCTCTGGAAGTTTaggaaaaacaactgaaaagccaagcagcaaagagaaagagaaaacttcaTCAGATTCTGGGTCCAAAGAAGGATCTGATAAGAGGAAGCGGAACAGAGTCACTGAAAAGGTCTTAAACGCAAACAGTAATCCTTCCAGTCCAAGTGCTGCAAAACGCCGCAGAACATAA